A region of the Epinephelus moara isolate mb chromosome 23, YSFRI_EMoa_1.0, whole genome shotgun sequence genome:
AAACACTGGGTAAGGTAGTGTGATCTAAAGCAACACTACCAGTGATGGAAGAAGTCAAGGTACATGAATATTCAcatcaaaacatgtttaaaagcaCTGAATGGTCCCTTTTATtgttatacagtatattatataGATCATTACAGGTACACAAGCATCAAAGCAGCATACTGTAACTTGTTGGGGGGCGGTTGAGGCAATTTCAGGGACTTTATAATGTTGGATTGTTTAATACATATTTTGCCTGCCAGTTGCAAACCACAGTCATGTtgtataaataatattttcCCTCTACAGCAGTGTTTCTAACATTTACCTTACTTTCTTATGCCTTTAATCATTTTGAGActcctcagatttatcttgagAGCCTCCACCCCTAACCCCAGACCTGTGATCTTATCCAGATATCAAAAACATTCAGATATGATccaaatatggaaataaaatttTGACATTGGGATAAATTCCAGAAATCTAAAAGAAAATCGGGTATAATCCACATAAGGAAATATCGCTACAATCAGGATAAAATCaagaaatctaaaaaaaaaaagatctaatCCAAACAAAGAAATAACAGTACAATAAGGATAAAATCAcgaaatctttttttaaaaaatggaagtTATCCAAATATGAAAATGACACTGACATATGTATAAAATCCAAAAATCTAAATACTTTGCATGTAATCCAAATATGGAAATAACACTTTCAAATCAGGATGAAATccataaatctaaaaaaaaaaaaaaaaatctgatatatAATCcaagtatataaataaaaatgttaaaatctgGATAAAATCCAAGTGAATACAATCCATaataataaaatggaaaaactgaAGCATGAGTACCTCAGAAATTGTACTGACCACATGACCACATCTCTGACAAAGCCTTAACAAGTGGACACAGCATCTTAGTGTTATTTACATTATCAAATTTTATTATAGGTGTTACTTTGTCCCAGTGaaattaaactaaaatatgACTGTTGGTGCATTCATGATCTATACAGTTCAGAATATAAATAGTGTaaactgtactgtatatcataGCATCTCACCTACTGTTTGTGTATAGGGCATTATATTCTCCTAATAACATTATTTCAATATAAACAATCtaattttaaaatacaaaaaaaaaaaaaaatcaaaaataatgaattgactttcaaaataaaattcaaatgatTGTTCTTATTAGTAggcagttgttgttttcagtgtcTCGGGAGGCTGGGTGTCACTGAGGGGGGCGGCGCACCTCTCCAGCAGACCCCTCCCGCCCCCAAATCCCCCTCACACACTGTGACCAGCAGCCAGACAGCCAGACGGCCAGGCAGCCTCCTCACTACACACAGCGCCGCACAGCACCGCAGTCACAGCAGCATCTCATGCCTTCTGCTCCGGGATAGACAGCCGTGCAtctgtccatccgtccgtccaTTACAGCAGCCAGGGAGGTGGAAGCCTGAGGCGTGCAGGTGAAGATGCTGGAAAACGGGAGGAAGGTGTTCAAGGAGGGTTTGCTGGAGAAGCGGAGCGACGGGCTGCTGCAGCTCTGGAAGAAGAAGCACTGCGTCCTGACCGAGGACggcgtgctgctgctgccgcccaAGCAGCACGACCAGCCGCAGCACCACCAGCCGCAGCACGGCGGCGGCGGAGGGGACGCGGGCAAAGTCAAGGAGCTGCACTTCGCCAACATGAAGACGGTGGACTGCGTGGAGCGGAAGGGCAAGTACGTCTACTTCACGGTGGTCATGACGGAGGGGAAGGAGATCGACTTCAGGTGCCCGCAGGACGAGGGCTGGAACGCGGAGATCACCTTGCAGATGGTCCAGTACAAGAACCGGCAGGCGATCCTGGCCGTCAAGTCCACCCGGCAGAAGCAGCAGCTGCTCGTCGTGCAGATGCCCGGACAGAAGACGATCCGCAGCTCGCCAAACGTTGCGTGACCTGCGGCGAGTCCCGCGGACATTGGTGCACCATCAGCGGTAAGACAGCTACAGAGAAAGCAAGATTGATAGGGGGGGCTTCCCAGGTCTGGGGACCACCTGGGGAGCCCCCTCCAAATTAAGGACccgtgttttggttttgttgtatTCCCTGGATATTTGTGCTAAGACAGAGGACGCATGTTTTCATCTCAGGTAACAGTCCTCCCTCACAGATCAAACCCTGAGCGATTATTCTGCCTGAAGGGGACGAAATCGTACAAAATGTGGATTTACTTTGGCGTAAAGAAAAGTTTGGGAGCCTCTGCTATAGGCCTGCCTATATGTCCCCCTCATGGAGGTGAAATCCTCCGCAGGAAAATGTGCTGGATATCCATTACCAGGCAGGTTTAATATTTCCTACAAGGAGGGCTTCTCCTCATCAGTGacaaaataaatagatttaaaTTATGCACGTAGTTTAGTTATTTACATCAAGACTGGAAAGATGAATATTTGTTTATATAATCCATTTAAAACTAGACTGACATGACTGAATCAACGTTGGAAGATGTTTAGTAAGTCCACAGTGTTAAAGCTGAACATGTGAAAACTAATATGCACCAGAGACTCCAAATTAAGCGTAAAGATGCACAGATTGCGTGCAAAAATCAAAGGCGGCCAGCTGAATCCCTGATGTGTTTCACTTTATGCACATACATTGACACAAACCTAAACTGTAGCACACTCAGCAATATGTGGCACATCTGAGCCAAGCGTATGGAGCTGTACAGTCCAGCTCCACAGCAGCTCATCTCACTCAGACTTGTGTCAGTCAGTGAAATAAgctgctttgtgtttgtttgaacacATTTTCACGCATGGCTCTCCCTGGCACACTTTTTATTACTCAGAGGTCAAATATCAATGGACTAAACACCCGGAAACAATATAGTCACACTGTGTCATTGTGATAAATTACAGGCATGAGTCACCAAACATGGAAACATTAGTCCTGCACAGGCTATGATGCAAAGGGAGATACTGTAACATGACCTCCCAACACTGTAAGGAAAAGGATTGCTATTTTTTTAAGAAGCACAATTTtccaaaaatgatttttttttaggtgaacTTTTGTCAAAAACCCCTTCAGAATTAATTTGTGTAATAGATATTTGAGTAACGTTTGTCCTCAAGATCAGGGCTTTACTTCCTAGTTGGCCCCCAACATcatgatatttggttgaattaaGGTTGTGACGTCAGGTGACCAAAAGCCAACGTCCGCACAACATCTAACATCAGTTTGACGTAGAGTACTGACGACAGATTCCGTCAATATTTTATGGgtttttaagttgtgttgttaagtaacTAAAATCCAGTGTCTTCCAAACGTGTCATGCCAACATCGCCTTGACGTAGGACAGTGACATTTAGTCATGAGGTACGGAGAACGCAACCTAACATCTGCAAAACATTGTGATGTCAATGTCCGCACAACATAAAATTGGGTAGACATTTTAAATGTCGTCAGcctgattttcattccaactAAAACTGAACGTCTTTGGAACACAAGAGTCCAACATCTGTCTGACCTCATATTGACGTCCGGTGCCAGTTGGGTTTACTGTAGTGTTAGTGAGCAGCAGGGTCGTAGCAACATTCAAGGTCTGAGGTCATTTCTTTTCCATGTATTTGGGGAATTTAGCAATGTTGATTAAGTTAAAATgaaatttgttttcagtgtttgtggACTTAgtgttttaaaattttaaatttgATAAATAGAGTTTGGTATTTCATCACTAAAACTGTTATTAGCAGTTTAGAGAAGGCTTTGTAACGTTTCGATAATGAAATAGAGCctaattgataaaatatgacacataaaaatgtctttatatttATCTGATCTAAAATCCTTACTACGGCCCTGCTGAGCAGTAATCCTCACTCTCTGATACATGCTTATGTCTTTTAtgtaggaaataaatccattgTGTCAGTATGAGTTGGCGTCAGCGGTTTGATCCAGACTGTTGGAATGAAATGAGCAGCCTGAGGTCCCGTTATATTGAGTCCACATTTCAAGCGACTTTAGATTTGCCTCCTGTGTCAGGCACCATCAGTCTGCAGTCTGTCTAATTGATTGCATCCGCAGGTTAATTGGACACTCAGCCGGAGGATGAATATTGACGCGGGCTGCATCCCCCCCTGCCACTTCACCACAGAGCTCCATTCTCCAGGAGAGCCCCTCTTCCATGTCGTGGTGTCCACAGACCAGCGTCCCCTTTTCAAtacagagacttatttcacaaAAGACTGATGGACAAAAAGCATGTGAGAAAACAACTGTACTCTACCGTGCATTGGGTTTATCCCTTATTTATTagatgtgtatatatattttctataaaaaaatgttatgttgttgatgaatgttcagtgtgtttgttgctaGAATGGAACAAGAAATACTCACTCGGAGGTTCCTAGCCCACATGTTACACACAAAGTCCATTGGGAATAAGCTTATATAATTATCTTAGGACGGTTGCTGTAGGTTAGTCAGATCACTTCATTCCTGGTAGAATGTGTCATcgtccatgttttcatttctcaACTGAACCAAAGAATCACGCCATTACATTTCTCTCTCTAGTGCAGTGTTCCAGCTCAGAGTATACTATACTAAAATACTATAGATATATGATGAGATACCTGCATGACTAATTTGTTTGAGTGCTTGATTTGTTTATAGCCACAGTACATCTTCATATTTATATTGTGTGCATCAATCATTTTCCTGCATTCATAGCTAACAAAGCAATCTCTTGCTTTCTTGTAAGTCTTAAGTCTGAGTAAGACGCAAGCTTATTActctcagtttgttttcagtggctACGAGCTAAGAGCGCTGTTAAGTAGTAAGTAAGTAACATACACAGCTGagtttttattatattaaatactCTGAAGACAGTTTAACTGGTTGCATTAAATCTTAGTGGGTGTGGACACATTGCCAATGTTCTCTGACTTGATAGGTGTAGTCTGAAACCAATAAGGTGGAGGAAAACAGTAGTACTTGGAATTGATAGCcaaaaacaaagaggaaaagtACCATGAAATTTTTAAATCTGTGGACATTCAGAGCTACTTCCTCTTCTGCGTCAAAACTGGAGATGCTATTGTAGCTAATTAGCTGTGTTGCACCTACTATTTTTCTTTAGCCCTACTTTGTCAGAGTGTAAGTGCCCCACAAAAGAGGCATGGTTTGTAGACAGTTATGGAGTCCATGGTACAAATAGGTCTCTTGAATAAACTGTGTCAAATTATTTCCCTGTTAGCTACTGTTAACTGTAACTAAGCTTGCTTCGTGTGAGTTAGCTACTGTGCTAACTAGTTTGCTCAATGAAAGTTGGCTGCTGTGCTAACTTGCTTGCTTAGGGGGCATTCGTAAATCCAATTTGATGCtgtacactaaaatgagagcgtTGTTGTTTAAAGAAACAGAGTGTTCAATTTGCAAATgttccagtttgtgccagagtgtgctCCGGCACTTGGAATGAGTATTTCCGAACACACCTTAAGTGTAATGATGTGTTCAGAGGAAGTCGTGTTTACTGTGCTCCAGAGAGGAGTTCGTAAGAAATTTTCTGAGAGTCCCAAGTTCATAACTGTGTCTAGGCCTaaaccaggcccccaggaagtgagccgggctttgaagccagttttcaTAGTGGCTGAACAGCAGAATTAGAACTTCCTTGTGCGTCACGTGATCCCACTGGGCCcagaaagactttttcccatagacttacattgttagagggagattttttttctctgcagaatgactcatttcactgtCTGGACTTGATccatttgattcaataacatTTGGCAAGTCGAGAGGAGCCACAAGATTAAatcatccccattcaagttagcaaagCACGACAATGAAAGTAGCCGGCTCGGCCAGCAGACGTCTCTAttgcgcctgctctatgggcgCAATGATGTAGAAGAAGCGCAGATCATGTGGGTAATTTTATACGTTGCAGTTAAacgtttttggcttcatgcgccactgagcagcCTTCATAAGAATGAACGGGCCAGCCTTCAACACTGTATTCAGGTCTTTTTAGACAACTATGGCCTACACAACTTTCAGTGTTGTAAATACAAGCCCACAAGTTTCATTTGAACACAGCATATGTTAGCTTCTGTTCTATGCGAGTAGTGTAAGTTTGGTACTGTGCTAAACAGCTTACCTACTGTAAGTTAGCTACTTTATTATTCTAACTTACTTACTGTAGCCTAAGTTAGCTGCTGTGGTAACTAAGCTAGCTGTTTTGCGAATTAGCTTGCTTCTTTTGAGCTAACAATCTAGCTTAACAGTCAGTAACAAGAGATCTCTATGACTGACTAGTACCAGCATGTTCCCAACAGGCTGTTACGGTGCATGCCCACTATAGACGACCAGTTCGCCTAAACTCGCATCCGCCCTACACCGCCAGTCAGGCAGTTGTGGCTGCAGCTTGATTGGCTGTCTTAATGTCAGcactgtttggatttttttaaattgccacACCCTGTCTTCGTGCTGCCTGCTTGGTCCTCACTGAAGGTATCCCAGCGTGCTTTGTGCAACAAATCAGTCGCTTCCATTGTGTTCGCGTTTAGCTCACCAGCTACAGGAGTTCGGCAACTAGTCCTGTGAGCAATGCCCACATCATCAAACTTCAAGAACTACATGTTTGGTAAAGATGTGTAGGTGTATTTTGCTGCACCAGGATTACACCCCTGACATTCTGTAAGGTTCACTCGCTGGGGGGCATATGGCGACTGACTTCCTCTTGACTCCTCGCACATGTGAATGGCACAAAAATTGGCTAGACCACTCCATTACAATACATCTCTTCCTGCATTATAATGTTTATTGGACTCAAAGGCTCAAATTGTGACCATACAGAGTTTTTATGAttcattaatcattttaaaGACGTTTCTTTGTTTCTGGTCCCGTCATGTGACCTTACAGCTGAAGCGCTGCTCCTGGGGGTTTGGTGAAATCACGTGTCAGTGTCGCCCTGCCACAAGGTCATTTGTAGGATCCCTCTGTTTTTATAGCTACTTAGCTAACTGCTGACTTTCCATTATCACAAATgctgtgaacatgtttgtaTTTGACCTGATGTGCTTCATGGCAATTCAAGCTTGCCAGCTAGCTAAATTAAGCTAAAACAGACCATTTGGCCCCACCCACTGACATTTATGACAACCAATCAGATTGTTTCTGCCTCTGTAGGAGCTCTGCCTCTGAGAAACGTTCATGAAACAATATCTCTAATCTGCA
Encoded here:
- the phlda1 gene encoding pleckstrin homology-like domain family A member 1, whose amino-acid sequence is MLENGRKVFKEGLLEKRSDGLLQLWKKKHCVLTEDGVLLLPPKQHDQPQHHQPQHGGGGGDAGKVKELHFANMKTVDCVERKGKYVYFTVVMTEGKEIDFRCPQDEGWNAEITLQMVQYKNRQAILAVKSTRQKQQLLVVQMPGQKTIRSSPNVA